The region GTGCCGGCGCAGCACCACCCGGGTCGGCAGACCCTTGGCGTACGCGGCGCGGATGTAGTCCTGCTGGAGCACCTCCAGCATCGCCGAGCGGACGAACCGGACCAGCATCGCCACGGTCAGCGAGGTCAGCACCAGCACCGGCAGGGACAGGTGCTGGGCGGCGTCCCAGGCGACGTCCCACTGCCCGGCGAGCGCCGCGTCGACGGTGTACATGCCGGTGACGGTGGGCGGCGGGCTGAAGTCGGTGGAGAGTCGCCCGCCGCTGGGGGCCAGGCCGAGCTGGTAGAAGAAGACGTAGAGCACCACGAGGGACAGCCAGAACGGCGGGGTGGACAGCCCGAGCAGGGCGCCGATCCGGACGAGCTGGTCGGTGAGCCGACCGTTGCGGACCGCCGCGAGCATGCCGATCCCGGTACCGATGAGCAGTGCCAGCACCATGCTCGGGATGGCCAGTTCCAGGGTTGCCGGCACGTAGTGCAGCAGGTCGTCCAGGACGGCCCGGCCGGTCTGCTGGGACAGGCCCAGGTCGCCGTGCAGCAGGTTGCCGAGGTAGTGCAGGTACTGGGCCCAGAGTGGTTGGTCCAGGCCCCACTTCTGCCGGAAGGCGGCCACCGCGGCGGGGTCGTTGAGGGCCTGGTCGGAGAGGTTGGCGGTGACCGGGTCACCGGGGACCACGTTGACCAGTCCGAACGTCACCACCGTGACGCCCAGCAGCAGGCCGGCGGTGATCCCCACCCGCTTGGCCAGGAAGGTCAGCAGCGGGTGGGCACCCCGGGGCCGGGACGCGGTCGTGGCGACCGCGCCCGGCTCACCGTCGTGGACTGTCGTCATGTCGTCGCCGACTACTTGCGGCCGACCGCGGCGACGTCCACCTGCCAACCGGCGGCGGTGTAGTCCGCGCCGGTCAGGTCCTTGGTCGCCACGACGATGGAGGAGTTGCTGGCCAGCACCAGGTACGGCGAGGACGCGTTCATCAGCCGCTGCCACTCCTGCATGGCGGCGGCCCGGCCGGCCAGGTCGAGGGTCTCGGTGACCTTCTTACCGGCGGCCACGATGGCCGGGTCGGCCCGCTCGACCGTCCAGCCGGAGCGCAGCGCGGTCGCCTGCCCGGGTGCCATGTTGTTGATGAGCGAGTCGGCGACCGGGTAGTTCAGGCTCTGCGGGGTGAACCCGAGCGGGGACTTCCCGCCGCGCATCTCGTCGAGGAAGGTGGTCAGCGGCTGCGGGTTCAGCTCCAGCTTGATGCCCGCCTCGGCGGCGTCGCCCTGCACCTTGGTGGCCACCGTGCCGAGGTCCACGCCCTTGTAGGTGATGGCCGGGTAGGTGAACTTCACCGAGGGGTTGGTCAGGCCGCCCTCGGCCAGCAGCGCCTTGGCCTTCGCCACGTCACGCTTGGACTCCTCGCCGGCCGGCAGCGCGCCCGGGAAGGCGGGCGCGACCAGCCCGGCGCCGGGCGCGGCGCCCTTGCCGTACAGGGCCGCGATGCCCTGGTAGTCGATGGCGGCACGCAGGGCCTGGTTGAACTTCGGGTTGGAGGTGATCGGCGAGACACCCGGGTCGGCGTTGAGGAAGAGGAAGTAGACGGTGTCCTGCACGCCGGAGGTCTGCAGGCTGCCCGGCAGGCCGTCGAGGAGCTTGCCGGAGATGTCCAGGGAGATCTCGGCGGCCTCGGCCCGCTGCATGGTCAGCTTCTGGGTCTGCACGTCCATGTTGCGCAGCACCACCCGGGAGAACTGCGGCTTGGTGCCCCAGTACTTCGGGTTGGCCTCCAGCACCACCTGCGCCGACGGGTCGTACGACTTCAGCACGTACGGGCCGCTGCCGAGGGAGTTGGTGTCCAGGTACTGCTGTGCGGTGTCACCCTGCGCGGCGTCGGCGCCGTCGCGGGCACCGTGCTCCTTGGCGGCCTTGGAGTTGAGCACCGCTGTCGACGGCATCGACAGCACGACCGGGATGTTCGGGTCAGGGGTCGCCGAGGCGACCACGACGGTGCTGTCGTCGGTCTTGGTCACGGTCAGGCCGCTGACGGTGACCGCCGGGCTGGCCTTGATGTTCTTCAGGCGGTTGAGCGAGAAGACGACGTCGTCGGCGGTGAGCGGGCTGCCGTCGGCGAACGTCACACCCTGCCGCAGCTTGAAGGTGAACGTCTTCGCGTCCGGTGACGCCTGGTACGACTCGGCCAGTGCGGGAACGGGCTTGCTCACGTCCGAGCCCTCGAAGGTGAGCAGGGTGTCGTAGAGGGCGTGCACGGCGGTCAGGCCGGTCGCCTCGTAGACCCGGCCAGGATCGAGGGTCTTGAGCACGAACGAGGTGTTCACGGTGAGCGTCTTGGCCGCACCGCTCGCGTTTCCACCGCTGCCGCCGGCGCTACAGGCGCTGACGGAGAGGACGGCCAGCGTCGCCAGAGCGGACGCTCCGGCGAGGAGCCGGCGGGGGGACACCGACATGCTGTTCCTACCTTCTATCGCGCGGCCCGCCGGGCGGGAACCGCGGGGCGTCGACGCCTCGGGGCGACGCCGACCACCGGCCGAAGCGGCGAGGGGCGTCGCGGGGTTCTCGGGAAGCGTCGTCTCGGGTTGGATGTAGGCCGGACTGGGGACGTGGTCCGGTTCGTCTCGACGCGGCCTTGTCTAGTGGTGTCGAACGTTGCCGCCTGTTGTTCAGCGATACTAAACAGACGCGTATAGTCGGGTCAATCAAGATTCAGTCACACTGTTTTTGGAACGAGGACACATGCTCGGTGACCGACTCCGCGACCTGCGTCAGCAGCACTCCCTCACGCTGCGCCAGCTCGCCACAGCCGCCGACGTGTCCCCCGCGCTGCTCAGCCAGATCGAGAACGGCGCGACCGACCCGAGCCTGTCCACCCTGCGCAAGCTCGCCCAGGTCTTCGACACCTCGATCGCGGAGCTGTTCTCCGAGCCCGAGGCGCCGCCGGTGCACATCAGCCGGGTCGGCGCCCGGACCCGGCTGGCCGCGCCACCCGGCCAGATCACCTACGAACGACTCACCCCCGGCCGGGGCGACCTGGAGGTGCTCCAGGCCCACCTCGCGCCCGGCGACGCCAGCTCGGCGGAACCCTGGGCACACCCGTCCACCGAGTGCGCGATCGTCGTCACCGGCGAGGTCGTCGCACAGATCGGTGCCGAGTCGTACACCCTCACCGCCGGTGAATCGATCACCTTCGACTCGCGCCTGGCGCACCTCTATCGCAACGCCAGCGACGAACGCGCCCACCTGATCATCGCGGTGACGCCACCGACCCCCTGACCGGCCACCGTGGACAGCGGAAGGGATCGACGGGACGCTGCCCGCGGACCTAGCATGTCGACGAATGGATCTTCGAGATTGGTCAGTGCCGACCCCCGGCAACCAGCCCAACCGAAGGGAGACGCGCGTGCGTCGACCCCGTCATCTGGCACTACTGAGCGTCGGAGTGTCCGGCGCCCTGGTGCTCAGCGCAGCCCCCACCGCAACGGCTGCTCCGCCCGCCGCCACCACGCCCACCGGCATCGTGGTCAGCGACGGCATGACCCTACCGGTGTTCTCGCTCGCCGACGCGATCGAGGAGCGGGTGTTCGTCCAGACGCCGGTGGACACCGACCACGACGGCCGGCTCGACCGGGTCGCTATCGACATCTCCCGACCCCGGGAAACCGCCACCACCGGCTTCAAGGTTCCGGTCATCTTCGAGCACAGCCCGTACCGCAAGGGCACCTGGGGTGACGTGCCGTACCCGAGCGTCCTCGTCGACGACCTGCCGCAGAACGGTCTGACCGACCGCTCCGGACGCCGGGCGCTCGACGCGGGCGTACAGCGGGCCCAGGCGAAGGCCAACCTGCCCGGCTCGCTGGACGACTACTACGTGCCACGCGGGTACGCGGTGGTGCTCGGTCAGAGCGTCGGCACCGGCGACTCGGACGGCTGCCCGACCAGCGGCGACCAGGCCGAGACGCTCGGCACCAAGGCGGTCATCGACTGGCTCAACGGCCGGGCCAAGGGGTACGACGCCAGCGGCACCCCGGTCACCGCAGGCTGGACCACCGGCGCGGTCGGCATGACCGGCGTCTCCTACAACGGCACCCTGCCCAACCAGGTGGCCACCACCGGGGTCAAGGGACTCAAGACCATCGTCCCGGTCTCCGCGATCAGCAGCTGGTACGACTACTACCGGGCCAACGGTCTGGTCGTCGCGCCCGGGACGTACCAGGGCGAGGACCTCGACATCCTGGCCCAGTACACCGCCGGGCAGGCGCGGGCCGAGGGGCCCTGCGCCGACGAGATCGCGGAGATCACCGAGGAGCAGGACCGGATCACCGGCGACTACTCGACGTTCTGGCAGGACCGCGACTACCTCGACGCCCGCAACGTCAAGGCCAGCGTCTTCGTCGTGCACGGCCTCAACGACTGGAACGTGAAGACCGAGCACTTCGCCGGCTGGTGGGACCAGCTCGCCAAGCGCGACGTACCCCGCAAGATCTGGCTGCACCAGGGCGGGCACGGCGGGCCGGGCAGCAGCGCGTCGGTCACCCTGCCGAGCGGCCAGACGTGGACGTACAAGCAGACCGAGAACCGCTGGTTCGACTTCTGGCTGTGGAACGTCCGCAACGGCATCATGGACGAGCCGACAGCGGTGCTGCAGCGCGAGGACCGGGCCTACACCACGTACGCCAACTGGCCCGACCCGGCGGCACGTGAGGTGGGCCTGCGCTTCGCCGCCACCGACGCCGCCGCCCCGGGCGCGCTCACCACCGGCAAGCCGCCCAAGGCCAAGATCGAGCAGAGCTTCGTCGACGAGGGCCGGACCATCCACCCGGACACCCTGGTGTCCAACCCGGACACGGCGAGCGCGAACCGGCTCGCGTACCGCTCCCCCGAGCTGACGCAGAGCGTACGCATCTCCGGGCGGCCCGAGATGCGACTGCGGATGGCGATCGACAACAAGCCGGACGCGAACCTCACCGCGTACCTGGTCGACTACGGCCCGGCCGGGTCGACCGCCGCGCCCACCGTGGTGACCCGGGGCTGGATGGACCCGCAGAACCGCAAGAGCGCCGCACGCACCGCGCCGGTCAAGCAGGGCAAGCTGTACGACTACCGGTGGACCATGGAGCCGAAGGACTACGTCTTCCCGGCGGGCCACCGGATCGGCGTGGTCGTCTTCTCCAGCGATCAGGAGTACACCCTGCTGCCGTTGGGCGGCACCGAGCTGCGGGTCGCGCCGAACGACAGCGAGCTGCGACTGCCGGTGGTCGGCGGGCGGGCCGTCCTCGGCTTCTGATCAGCTCTTCGAACTGGCGGGGCGGTCCGACGACGCGTCGGGCTGCCCCACCCGTTCGTGCTCGGCGGCGGCCTCGGTGTGTGCGAGTGCGGCAAGCAGCCGCAGTTTCTCGTCGCTGTCGCTGCCCTTGTCGGGGTAGTAGACGACGAGGATGACGTCACCGATGGGGAGTTTGTCGCGGTGCAGGCGTAGTTCACCGACGACGGGGTGGTTCACCGTGGTCGTGCCTCCGTCGAGGCTGCGGACGTCGTGCCGGGCCCACAGGGCACGGAAGCGCTGACTGGACAGAGCGAGTTCGCCGACCAGCTCGACGAAGCGAGGGTTGTCGATGTCGTCGCCGATGCTGGTGCGGAGGGCGGCGATGAAGTCGGCGGTGGCCCTCGTCCAGTCCTGGTGGAAGGCCTGTTCCTCGGGATCGAGGAGGAGCGAACGAAGCCGGTTCTGGCCGGGCCGCAGGCGCGGCGAGAGCGCCACGGCCATGGGGTTGGAGGCCAGGACGTCGAACGCGCGTCCTTCGACGAACGCGGGGATCTGCAGGTGGGCGAGCAGCTCGTACACCCGCGCCGGTACGTGCTCGGACCGCTTGCGGCGCGGCGCCCGGGGGCGCGCTGCCGCGAGGTCGAGCAGGTACGTCCGCTCGACGTCGTCGAGTTGCAGCACGCGCGCGAGTGATTCGAGGACCTGCGGTGAGGGGTTCCTGTCGCGGCCCCGTTCCAGGCGCAGGTAGTAGTCGGGGCTGATTCCGGCGAGCAGGGCGACCTCCTCACGTCGCAGGCCGGGCACGCGACGCCTACCGCCGCTCGGAAGGCCCACCTGCGCCGGTGAGACCAGCTCTCGCCGGGCACGAAGGTAGCTACCCAGCCGGTGGCTGTCGCCCGCTTCCTCATCCCTCATGGTCACACCGTAATCCGGTGCCTGTGCCGCAGAGGGGGCCCTGGTGGGACCTGGGAAAACGGGGGCCCTGCCACATCCGGCGGCCTCCGTCAAGACTGGGGTTGCCCTGTTCTGAGAAGGACAGCGAGCTTCACTGTTCGCGCCGCGGTTCACGCGTCGGCGCCCTCTGGATCGAAGGGAAGATCTCGTGGATCTCTCCAACCGCACAGTTCTCATCGTCGGCGGAACCTCGGGTATCGGGCGGGAGCTGGCCCGGCGGTTCGCGGCAGCCGGCAGCACCGTGGCCGTTGGCGGTCGCAGCCCCGAAGCCCTCTCGGAGCTCGCCGGGGAAGGTTTCGGCACGTTCAGCATCGACGTCACGGATGGCGCCTCTGTCGCCTCCGCTCGGGACGCCGTGCTGGCCCGTTACCCCGAGCTGGACACGGTGGTGACGATGTCGGGTGTCATGCTCCTGGAGGACCTTCGCGACCCTGCGCACTTCCAGGCGGCAGAGGCGACGATCGACACCAACCTGGTCGGCACCATCCGGGTCATCGACGCCTTCACCCCGCACCTGGTCGGTCGGGGCGCCGGCACCGTCATCACCGTCACCTCCGGCATCGCCTTCCTGCCGTTCCCGCCCATGCCCAGCTACGCCGCCTCGAAGGCCGCGGTGCACGCCTACTCCGAGGCGCTGCGGGCGCAGCTCGACGGCACCGGGGTCGACGTCGTCGAGCTCGTTCCTCCGGCCGTCGCCACGGCGGGCCAGGAGAAGGTCAACCCGCACGCACTGCCACTCGACGACTTCGCCGCCGAGGTCATGCACCTGCTCTCCGCGAATCCCACGCCGCCGGAAATCCTCGTGAAGGGCGTTCTCATGCACCGTTGGGCGGAGCGTGACGGCACCTACAGCAACCTTGTCGCGCAGCGCGCGAAGGCCCTGGCGATGCTCCCGGGTCGCCAAGGCTGACCGTGGACCCGGCCGGTCAGGACGCCTGTGGTCCGGCCGGGTCGGGGTGGCGCGGACGGCGCAGGCCGGCGTGATCCACTCGGGTTTCCCGAAGTCGCGGTATCCGCGCCACCTGGGCTGCGCGGTTTCCGCACACCCGAGTCGTTCACGCCGTTCGTCCGTCGTGTCGGGGTCGCCGGGCGCGTGGGTGTGTCCGGTTTGAGGGGGGGTGTCGGGTGGCCGGCGTCACCCCGACGGTGGAATCGCCGCCCGGGCCAGGTCGTTATACCTGGCACGCCACCGTGACCGTCGAGTCGTGGGGCGCGGACACCGCAGGGATTCACCGGGGCCCGGGAACACCCCGGCCGCCGCCCCGGTTACATCCCCCGCAACGCCCCGAGCAGGTCCCCCCGGATCGCCAGCGTTGCCGCGAACTTCCCCGCACGGCCACGCACCCCCCGTTGAGTGCCGTGCGGACACCCCCGATGCAGAGGAGCACGCCATCATGCGTACCGATCTGATCCGTAAGACCGCCCTGACCGCCGCCGGCCTCGCCTTCACCGGAGGCGCCATCGCCGGCCCCGTCACCACCGCCTACGCCGCCTCCGACGCCAAGCCCACCACCCAGACCCAGACCGACCGCAAGGGTCACGGTGAGCGGGAGCTCGGCGTGCGCTACGAAGCGCAGCCGAACTTCTACTACTGCGGCCCCGCCGCCACCCGCAACGCCCTGTCCGTCCAGGGCAAGAACATCAACGTCGACGACATGGCCAAGGAGATGGGCACCACCGAGGCCGGCACCAACAGCATCAACGACATCACCCCCGTCCTGAACAAGGAAACCGGTAAGGCCGACGCCTACCACTCGGTGGAGATCAGCAGCCCCGACGCCGACGCCAAGCAGACCGACAGCCTGCGCGCCGACATCGTCCGCACCGTCGACGACGGCCGGGCCGTGGTCGCCAACATCGCCGGCACCAGCACCGACACCGACGGCAGCACCCACTCCTACGAGGGCGGGCACTACATCAGCGTCGTCGGCTACCGCGACAACGGCGACACGGTGAAGATCGCCGACTCCGCCGACCCGAACACCGCCTCCTACTGGATCAGCGTCGAGCACCTCGCGGACTGGATCGCCACCCGCGGCTACGCCACCAGCTGACCCACACACCAGCAACACACCGAAAGGGCCGGACCCCAGCACGGGGTCCGGCCCTTCGTCGTCTTTCCACCATCTGCGGCACGTATTGACAATTGTCGACTTCAGGGTGAGGCTGGGGGCAGTGAGAGCGCTCTCTCGCACTGGCCCAACCGGCCACCACCCAGTCTGGCCAGGCACAACTCCGATGCCTTCGGCGGCGGCGCCGGAGCTGTCCTGACCCGTCCCCCCGACAGGAGTCACGAGATGGACAGGGCCGCACCCCTCTCCGACGCCCACCGCCGACTGCGCATCGTCACGGCGATCGGTGCTCTGCTGGTGCTACTCGGCACGTACCTGGTGTCCGCCACCAACCGGGCCGACGCCGCCCCGACCAGAGCCGACCGGGCCGACGCCGCCCCCGGCCAAGCCGGCGCCGACTACGGAGTCAACGTCATCCGGGTCGCCGAGTTCCCCGCCGACTGCACCTACAGCCACCGGCTGCCGGACGACCCGATCGTCTTCCCCGGGCTGCCCGGGGCGTCGCACATGCACAGCTTCTTCGGCAGCACGGTGACCAACGCCAACACCACCCTGCCGGACCTGGTCACCTCGCCCACCACCTGCAACCCGCGAGTGGACGTCTCGTCGTACTGGGTGCCGACCCTGTACCGGGACAACGTGCCGGTGGAGCCGGCGATCGCCACCTTCTACTACCTGGGCGAGGGCGTACGCTCCGACGTCGTCGCGAACACCCAGCCGTTCCCGCTGGGGCTGCGCCTGGTCGCGGGCAACGCGAAGGCCACCGGGCCGAACGACAGCATCGCCCGTTGGTCGTGCCTGCACGCCGGGCACGTGCCGCCGTCGAAGGACTTCGTCAACTGCCCGTCCGGCACGATGCTGGAGTCGTACCTGGACTTCCCGCAGTGCTGGAACGGCCGGGACCTGGACTCGCCGGACCACAAGAGCCACCTGGCGTACCCGGTGAACCAGGCCTGCCCGAGCACCCACCCGGTGCACGTGCCGAAGTTGCGGCAGGTACTGCGGTACCCGGTCACCGGCGACCCGTCACGGTTCCGGCTGGCCTCCGGGCCGGGCTACACCATGCACGGCGACTTCTTCAACGCCTGGCCGGTGGCCGAGATGGCCCGCCGGGTCCAGGACTGCATCCGTCCCGTCATCAAGTGCGGTCACGACGGCCGACCGATCTGAGCGACAGGTCCGCACCACGGCGGCGGGCCCGGTCACCCCGGGCCCGCCGCCCTGGTCGGGAAGGGAGATCGGATGCGTCGGTCCACGCCGTCCACCCTGCTCGTCGCCGTGCTGCTCGTCGCCGGCTGCGGCGCCGGGCCACCCGACCCGACCGGCACCACCGCACCACCCCCGAGCGAGCCACCGGCGACGGTCGCGCCGGCACCGGCGAGCACGGCGGGGCCATTCAGCCCCACCGATGTCGCCTGGCTGCAGTTGACGGTGGCGATGGCCGAGCGTCTGCTGCCCGTACTCGAACTCGTGCCGGCGCGGACCACGGACCCGGCCTGGCGACGTCTGGCCGCGCAGGTCGAGGCCACCGAGCGCGCCGACCTGGAGCGGGCCCGCCGGCTGTTGGCCGACTCCGGTGCTCCGGCCACGAACCCGCACGAGGGTCACGACATGCCGGGCATGGTCACCGCCGAGGAGGTGACCGTGCTGCGGGCGGCCACCGGGTCGCCGTTCCACCGACTGCTCGCCGGACACCTACGCGCGCACCTGGCACAGGCGACCCGGGTCGCCGTCGCGGAGCAACGCGCCGGATCCCACCCGGCGACCACGGCGATGGCCGGGGCGGTGGTCCGGGATGGTGACGCCCACCTCACGCGGCTCGACCGACTCGACCGGCCGACGTCGACCGCACCACCGACGACCGCGGCCGCTCGGTGACACTCAGGTGGCGTAGCGCGCCGCCAGGTCCACGACGCGCCGAGCGGCGGCCACCATCGCCCGGTCGGCGAACCGGCCGTCGGGCAGGACCACGGTCCCCGAGTCCCGCAGCTCCGCGTCCGCCACGGCGGCCAGCAGCTCTGCCGCGCGGGTCACCTCCTGCTCGGCCGGACGGAACGCCTCGACGATCACCGGGAGTTGGCGCGGGTGGATCGCCGTGCGGCCGAGGAACCCGAGCCGCCGACCGACCGCGCACGAGGCGGCCAGGCCGGCGAGGTCCACGACGTCGGCGTACACCGACATCGCCGGTGGGGTCAGTCCGGCCGCGCGGGCCGCGACCACCACCCGGCCGCGCGCCCAGAGCAGGCCGTCGTCGTCACTCACCCCGAGGTCGGAGCGCAGGTCGGCCTCACCGAGGCCGATCGAGGCCACCGCGGGGTGGGCCGCGGCGATGGGGTACGCGGCCTCCAGCCCGACGGCCGACTCGATCAGCGGGTGCAGCGGTACGTCGACCCGCTCGGCGAGAGCCGCCACCGTCGCGGCCGACTCGACCTTCGGCAGCCGTAGCCCGCTCAACCCGGGCCGGCCGGCCACCGCCGTCAGGTCGGCGTCGACGTCCGGGCCGGTCAGCTCGTTGACCCGGACCTGCACCGGCACCGGGTGCGTCTCGGCGAGGAACTCGGCGACCGCGTCACGGGCGTACGCCTTGCGCCCGGCGACCACTGCGTCCTCCAGGTCGAGGATGACCGCGTCGGCGCCCGAGGCGACCGCCTTGGCGAACCGGTCCGGGCGGTCACCGGGCACGTAGAGCCAGCTCAGCAGCATCAGAGCACGCCCCGTTCGCGTAGCGCGGCCAACTCCTCGTCGGTCAGGCCGAGCGCCCCGAACACCGCGTCGGTGTCCTGACCGTGCCGCCGTCCGGCGTGCCGGATCTCGCCCGGCGTCTCGGTGAGCCGGAACGGCACGTTCTGCATCCGTACCTCGCCCAACTCCTCGTCCGGCACTGTGCGCACGGTGCCGAGTGCCGCGTACTGCGGGTCGGCGAGGATGTCCCGTACGTCGTAGACCGGCGCGACCGCCGCCTGTGCCTCCTCGAACGCGGCCACCACCTCGTCGCGGTCCCGCTCGGCGACCCAGGTGCCCACCGCGGCGTCCAACTCGTCGGCGTGCGCGGCCCGGCCGCTGCCGGTGGCGAACCACGGCTCGTCGACCAGCTCCGGTCTGCCCACCAGCCGCAGCACCCGTTCGGCGATGCTCTGCGCGCTGGTGGAGACCGCCACCCAGCGCCCGTCCGCGCACCGGTAGGTGTTGCGCGGGGCGTTGTTGTTGGACCGGTTGCCCAGCCGGGGCTGGACGTAGCCGAGCTGGTCGTACCAGGTGATCTGCGGCCCGAGCATCGCCATGATCGGCTCGATGATGGCGAGGTCCACCACCTGCCCGGTTCCGTTGACGTCCCGGGCCCGCAGGGCCAGCATCACCGCGTACGCGGCGGCCAGCGCAGTCACCGAGTCGGCCAGCCCGAACGGCGGCAGGGTGGGTGGGCCGTCCGGTTCCCCGGTGGCGGCCGCGAATCCGCTCATCGCCTCGGCGAGCGTGCCGAACCCCGGCCGGCGCGAGTACGGGCCGACCTGCCCGAACCCGCTGATCCGGGCGATCACCAGCCGTGGGTTGACGGCGTGCAGCTCGGCCGGGCCGAGCCCCCACCGTTCCAGGGTGCCGGGGCGGAAGTTCTCCACCAGCACGTCGGCGTCGGCGAGCAGCCGGCGCAGCAACGCCGCACCGTCCGGATCGGACAGGTTGAGGGTGACGGTGCGCTTGTTGCGGCCGAGGACCTTCCACCAGAGCCCCACGCCGTCCCGGGCCGGGCCGTGCCCCCGGGACGGGTCCGGCTTGACCGGATGCTCCACCTTGATCACGTCGGCGCCGAAGTCACCGAGGAACGCGGCCGCGAGTGGCCCGGCGAAGAGGGTGGCCAGGTCGACGACCTTGACCCCGTCCAGCGGCGCGGTCACCGGGTCACCTCCGTCGCCTCCGGCAGGTCGGCCGCGCACCGGAATCCGACCTGGTCGGAGCGGGTGAGACCGGCACCGGTGAGCAGCACCTTCACCGAGACGTCCGCCGGTTGGGGGCCGCCGTCGAGATACCAGTCGGAACCCTCCGCCCGGTAGGCGGCACCGCCCTTGAGGATGGCAAACCGGGTACGGCCGTCGGAGTGCTCGCTGTCGGTCAGGTTCCACACCAACGGCTCACGTCGCACCAGCAGCCCCGCCTCGGCGGCGACCTGCCACTCGTCCTCGGTGGGCAGGCGCAGCCCGGCCCACTCGGCGTACGCGCGCGCGTCGGACAGCTCGACCCCGGTCACCGCGGCGTCGGCCGGTCCGCGCCCCGCCGTGAACCGCTCGGGACGCACCGGGCGGTAGCCGCTGGCGCGCAGGAACTCGGCGTACTCGGCGTGGGTGACCTCGCGGACGGCGATGGCGAACCGGCCGAGCTTCACGCTGCGCCGCATCGTGCCGGGGTGGTGCAGCCGGGGCGGCAACGGCTTCCACTCGTCGACGTAGGGCGCCTCGCCGTACAGCCCGGTCTCCCGCACCCGGTGCCGGACGACGAGGTCCCGTCGGCCGCCGTCCACGGCGACCATGCCCGGCGGCACCTGCGAGCGGGGCGCCCACGGCGTACGGACGCGGACCGCCTCGCGGGCCGGGAAGGCCGGGTCGCCGGTCGGCGGCTCGTGCCGGTACGCGGCGGCGGCACCGGGCGCGACGGCCGCGATCGCGCCGGCCGGGAGCGGACCGCCCACCGCCAACCGACCGTCGGCGGTCTCGGTGACGGTCAGCTCGACACCGGTGACCAGGTCGACGAAGCGTCGCCCGGCACCCGGGTCGGTGACCAGCCACGGGCCGTCGTGGTCCGCGCCCCGGTTCACCACCGTCCACAGGGGCTGGTCGTCGTGCGTCCAGCGGGACGCGTACACCTGGCCCTGGCCGGGGTGGTCGGCGAGCGGCACCCAGTCCTCGGCGCGCAACCACGCGGCGTGGCTGTTCTGCACCCGGCGCATCGCCCGCAGCACCGCCCGGTCCCGCTCGTTCCAGCCGACCCAGACGCCGAAGACGCTCTCCCAGACCAGTACGCCGACGCCGTTGAGCCAGGCGGAGTGCAGCTCGTCGAGGTGGTCGCGGTGCCAGCGCCGGGTGTGGTGCAGCACGTGCCGCCGTTCGAACCACTTGGCCCGCAGCACGCCGGGCACCTCGGAGTCGGCGAACCACTGCGCCCAGGACATGGCGTGGTCGGCGATGCGGGCCAACGGAACCCGACTCTCACCCTCCAGGACCATCCCGGGGCGGACCGCGTCCAGCGCGGCGCGCAGCTCCCCGGCGCCCTCCTTGAGGGTGTCCAGGAAGACGCCGTCGACGCCGAGCTTGCCGGCCAGCGCGGCGACCTCCTCGGCGTCGGTGCCCGCCTCACGCCGGGTGCCGGTGTCCCACGGGTTGTAGTCGACGAAGACCCGCACCCCGCGTTCCTGGAACGCGCGCACCACGGCGGGCAGCTCCGGCACGTCCCGGTACCAGTCGAACTGGTTGCGGTCGTCCAGGCCGATCACCGGGTACGCGTGCCACAGCACCACCCCGTCGAAGCCGCCGAAGTCCCGCCCGGCCGCGTCGAGGAACGCGTCGACGGTGAAGACGCCGCGCTCGTGGTCGTAGAGCGCCTCGTCCCAGAGCCAGGCCAGGCAGACGCTGAAGCAGTCGCCG is a window of Micromonospora sp. WMMD961 DNA encoding:
- a CDS encoding CoA transferase; the protein is MTAPLDGVKVVDLATLFAGPLAAAFLGDFGADVIKVEHPVKPDPSRGHGPARDGVGLWWKVLGRNKRTVTLNLSDPDGAALLRRLLADADVLVENFRPGTLERWGLGPAELHAVNPRLVIARISGFGQVGPYSRRPGFGTLAEAMSGFAAATGEPDGPPTLPPFGLADSVTALAAAYAVMLALRARDVNGTGQVVDLAIIEPIMAMLGPQITWYDQLGYVQPRLGNRSNNNAPRNTYRCADGRWVAVSTSAQSIAERVLRLVGRPELVDEPWFATGSGRAAHADELDAAVGTWVAERDRDEVVAAFEEAQAAVAPVYDVRDILADPQYAALGTVRTVPDEELGEVRMQNVPFRLTETPGEIRHAGRRHGQDTDAVFGALGLTDEELAALRERGVL
- a CDS encoding SUMF1/EgtB/PvdO family nonheme iron enzyme, translating into MSFNPYVPRPIDRPTQVPLGGHADLSTLDEAKIFAAPDDPADWPAWREQLARWRADARDRIGYVGAHYDEIAGDCFSVCLAWLWDEALYDHERGVFTVDAFLDAAGRDFGGFDGVVLWHAYPVIGLDDRNQFDWYRDVPELPAVVRAFQERGVRVFVDYNPWDTGTRREAGTDAEEVAALAGKLGVDGVFLDTLKEGAGELRAALDAVRPGMVLEGESRVPLARIADHAMSWAQWFADSEVPGVLRAKWFERRHVLHHTRRWHRDHLDELHSAWLNGVGVLVWESVFGVWVGWNERDRAVLRAMRRVQNSHAAWLRAEDWVPLADHPGQGQVYASRWTHDDQPLWTVVNRGADHDGPWLVTDPGAGRRFVDLVTGVELTVTETADGRLAVGGPLPAGAIAAVAPGAAAAYRHEPPTGDPAFPAREAVRVRTPWAPRSQVPPGMVAVDGGRRDLVVRHRVRETGLYGEAPYVDEWKPLPPRLHHPGTMRRSVKLGRFAIAVREVTHAEYAEFLRASGYRPVRPERFTAGRGPADAAVTGVELSDARAYAEWAGLRLPTEDEWQVAAEAGLLVRREPLVWNLTDSEHSDGRTRFAILKGGAAYRAEGSDWYLDGGPQPADVSVKVLLTGAGLTRSDQVGFRCAADLPEATEVTR